From Asticcacaulis sp. EMRT-3, one genomic window encodes:
- a CDS encoding GSCFA domain-containing protein, giving the protein MNNPYSGKPDYQFWRRSFAGRAATEVDPVTGASFSIGRNDKVATAGSCFAQHVSRTLSEMGFNYMVTEQRPASPSGPDENYGTFSARYGNIYTVRQLKQLIQRAYGLFTPTDTAWQRADGRYVDPFRPYIQADGFASPEDVMHDREAHLAAVRDVFENCEVFIFTLGLTEAWQAVADGAVLPICPGVVGAQVEGEAYRFHNFSVAETEADLNWVMHRLHALNPACKVLLTVSPVALIATYEDSHVLTATTYSKSVLRVVADMAARSFDFVDYFPSYEMILGPQGRGAFLEDDLREIRPEGVKYAMSKFAAHYLSDGSAGVAPPPVAATAAAIDRQRVAMKTIADIICDEENIDPCF; this is encoded by the coding sequence ATGAATAATCCTTACAGCGGCAAGCCCGATTATCAATTCTGGCGGCGCAGCTTTGCGGGCAGGGCCGCGACCGAAGTCGACCCGGTGACAGGCGCGAGTTTTTCCATCGGTCGCAATGACAAGGTCGCCACCGCCGGCAGTTGTTTCGCCCAGCACGTTTCGCGCACACTGAGCGAGATGGGCTTCAACTATATGGTGACCGAACAGAGGCCGGCCTCGCCATCCGGCCCTGATGAAAATTATGGAACCTTTTCCGCCCGTTACGGCAATATATATACGGTCAGGCAGCTCAAGCAGCTTATACAGCGCGCCTATGGGCTTTTCACACCGACCGACACAGCCTGGCAGCGGGCCGACGGGCGCTATGTCGATCCTTTCCGGCCCTATATTCAGGCTGACGGTTTTGCATCGCCCGAAGACGTGATGCACGACCGTGAAGCCCATCTCGCAGCGGTGCGCGATGTGTTTGAAAACTGTGAGGTCTTTATTTTCACCCTCGGCCTGACCGAGGCCTGGCAGGCTGTGGCGGATGGTGCCGTTCTTCCCATCTGCCCGGGGGTTGTCGGGGCGCAGGTCGAAGGCGAAGCCTACCGCTTCCATAATTTCAGCGTGGCGGAAACCGAAGCCGATCTGAACTGGGTCATGCACCGCCTTCATGCTCTCAACCCGGCCTGCAAAGTGCTTCTGACCGTATCGCCCGTCGCCCTGATCGCCACCTATGAAGACAGCCATGTGCTGACCGCCACCACCTACAGCAAGTCGGTTTTGCGCGTCGTGGCGGATATGGCGGCAAGAAGTTTCGATTTTGTCGATTATTTTCCGTCCTATGAGATGATTCTGGGGCCGCAGGGCCGCGGCGCTTTTCTCGAAGACGATTTGCGCGAAATCCGGCCGGAAGGGGTCAAATACGCGATGTCGAAATTCGCGGCCCACTATCTTTCGGATGGATCGGCCGGAGTCGCGCCGCCGCCCGTCGCGGCGACAGCCGCCGCTATTGACAGGCAGCGCGTGGCGATGAAAACCATCGCCGACATTATTTGTGACGAAGAAAATATTGATCCGTGTTTCTAA
- a CDS encoding ABC transporter permease, which translates to MPASIAKSVSDLKKGASLYNVWFYQAYHEISAKYKHTMLGSLWIAGGMVTTSLALSLVFGIIQGQSLKDILPFVMGGILTFGLVSFIFNEGPEVFLSAAGTIKNHAYPFTYFVFEGVSRSFLTFLHNLVVFYITLVCVGSLAVPNWTVIFGLPILLVSMFFWGAFFGMMAARFRDLRFIMPYISQLLFFTAPIFWKADGVKGAKALFVDLNPVYGLVEIVRSPLLGKMPPEICWLQALLTMVVGGIVWFAVFTSFRRRIPFWV; encoded by the coding sequence GTGCCGGCTTCGATAGCTAAGTCTGTCAGCGACCTGAAAAAAGGCGCCTCGCTCTACAACGTGTGGTTTTATCAAGCCTATCACGAAATCAGCGCAAAATATAAGCATACCATGCTGGGCTCCCTGTGGATCGCCGGCGGCATGGTCACGACCTCTCTGGCCCTGTCGCTCGTGTTCGGCATCATTCAGGGCCAGTCGCTGAAAGACATACTGCCCTTCGTCATGGGGGGCATCCTGACCTTCGGACTGGTCAGTTTCATTTTCAATGAAGGCCCGGAAGTTTTCCTGAGCGCTGCGGGCACAATTAAAAACCACGCCTACCCGTTTACCTATTTTGTATTCGAAGGCGTATCGCGATCCTTCCTGACATTCCTGCATAATCTGGTCGTGTTTTATATTACGCTGGTTTGCGTCGGTAGTCTGGCCGTCCCGAACTGGACGGTCATTTTTGGCCTGCCAATCCTCCTGGTCAGCATGTTCTTCTGGGGGGCGTTTTTCGGCATGATGGCCGCGCGTTTTCGTGACCTGCGTTTCATCATGCCCTACATATCCCAACTCCTGTTTTTTACGGCTCCGATCTTCTGGAAGGCTGACGGCGTCAAGGGCGCAAAAGCCCTCTTCGTGGATCTCAACCCCGTGTACGGACTGGTTGAAATCGTTCGCTCGCCGCTATTAGGTAAAATGCCGCCTGAAATCTGCTGGCTACAGGCCCTGCTCACCATGGTTGTCGGGGGCATAGTCTGGTTCGCAGTTTTCACCTCTTTCCGCCGCCGCATCCCATTCTGGGTTTAA
- the rfbD gene encoding dTDP-4-dehydrorhamnose reductase, translating into MRIVVTGKAGQVDTSLATLGEAQGLTIIRLGLPEIDLSDPASLTGPITAACPNVIISSAAYTAVDKAETETELAQTINGDGPGELARIAAKLNVPILHLSTDYVFAGDKDGVYNENDVPAPASIYGATKLSGERQIAAATPNHVIFRTAWVYSPFGNNFVKTMLRLGETRDELNVVADQYGCPTYAPEIARALLSAARRVVADADPALRGVFHLTGQGETHWAGFAEAIFKGAEARGRQPVKVNPIPSSQYPTPAKRPANSRLSGEKLKATYQLQLDPWRTSLDDCLDRLLSR; encoded by the coding sequence ATGCGCATCGTCGTCACCGGCAAGGCAGGTCAGGTCGATACGTCACTTGCGACGTTGGGCGAGGCGCAGGGCCTGACCATCATCCGTCTCGGCCTGCCGGAAATTGACCTGTCCGATCCGGCCAGTTTGACAGGCCCGATTACAGCCGCGTGCCCCAACGTGATCATTTCGTCCGCCGCCTATACCGCCGTTGACAAGGCCGAGACGGAAACCGAGCTGGCACAGACAATCAATGGCGATGGCCCCGGCGAACTGGCGCGCATCGCCGCGAAGCTGAACGTGCCGATCCTGCACCTGTCCACCGACTATGTGTTCGCCGGTGACAAGGACGGGGTATATAACGAAAACGATGTTCCGGCGCCGGCCAGCATCTATGGCGCTACCAAGCTGTCGGGCGAGCGTCAGATCGCCGCTGCCACGCCCAATCACGTCATTTTCCGCACGGCCTGGGTCTATTCGCCGTTTGGCAACAACTTCGTCAAAACCATGCTGCGGCTCGGCGAAACACGCGATGAGCTGAATGTGGTGGCCGATCAGTATGGCTGCCCGACCTATGCACCGGAAATCGCACGCGCACTTTTAAGCGCGGCGCGGCGTGTCGTGGCGGACGCCGATCCGGCTTTACGCGGCGTCTTTCACCTCACCGGCCAGGGCGAAACCCACTGGGCTGGGTTCGCCGAAGCCATTTTCAAGGGCGCTGAGGCGCGTGGTCGTCAGCCGGTCAAGGTCAATCCGATCCCGTCCAGCCAGTATCCGACGCCTGCCAAACGCCCGGCCAATTCAAGGCTGTCTGGCGAAAAGCTGAAGGCGACCTACCAACTGCAACTGGATCCCTGGCGCACCTCGCTGGATGATTGTCTTGACCGCCTGCTGAGCCGCTGA
- a CDS encoding HAD-IIIC family phosphatase, producing MFGRSVAAPSDVSADKIFSEENQTEDLMLVKFGSGENSDDYTLAGWSHSESTFRWSLEGKSVLSLPVVFNAWIRAELDVFSLPDMRQPLYIHMDGREIARFEIEGRQTVYFDVPPARTGRMMQLEFIHPVFRTDFSQTEDVRPLALAFSTLRLMGSRSAIDEIASATLKDIQAEYGQNTGANYLAPSSLEVTPTPLKRIALIGSCYMNAWAFQQSNLDGCHADFFTVNNGAPLPDISEADIKAYDLQIIQMPLRSLIDYGLYSRGSWDNAQDAEDCFRQACDRLALLVDTYMDWNVRFGTLTFVANYYLPEMNPMGRLFPRFDFRNPEYLVSRLNEFLENYISKFNNCYIFDIDRVMASIGRRYIQGDKVEMTWLGQVLPAQDLAGEQRMETAPALMGHYEYEALPLMRGALWRELVAMYRTVRQVDTVKLVVVDLDDTLWRGVSGDMTDVHGGIVEGWPLGVVEALLFLKKRGVLLAIISKNEESRIREIWHQIFYGLLTLEDFAAVRINWRPKAENMQEILQDINLLPRSVVFLDDNPVERAAMSRLFPDMRIFGRYPYYFRRMLLWSAETQSASVTAESGRRTEMVQAQLHREEQRKGLSREEFLMQAAPRVTLSQVGSAEDARFSRCLELINKTNQFNTTGRRWNLEEINTFFAQGGRLYVFDVVDKFTSYGLVGVVMVKPSEIVQWVMSCRILGYQIEDAVMRTLLNDLFEGGAVSVSGTLKDTDVNYPCRDLFSKTGFEKVADTLFSIGPDQNRPMPPHIDLTRA from the coding sequence TTGTTCGGCCGTTCCGTCGCGGCGCCATCGGATGTGTCAGCAGACAAAATTTTCTCCGAGGAAAATCAGACCGAAGACCTCATGCTTGTCAAATTTGGCAGTGGTGAAAATTCGGATGATTATACCCTTGCTGGATGGTCGCATAGCGAGTCCACCTTCCGCTGGTCACTGGAAGGCAAGAGTGTGCTTTCGCTGCCGGTTGTTTTCAATGCCTGGATCAGAGCCGAACTCGACGTTTTCAGCCTGCCGGACATGCGTCAGCCACTTTACATACACATGGATGGTCGGGAGATTGCGCGGTTCGAGATTGAAGGTCGGCAGACGGTATATTTTGACGTGCCCCCCGCCCGGACAGGGCGGATGATGCAATTGGAGTTCATCCATCCCGTTTTTCGCACCGATTTTAGCCAGACGGAAGATGTTCGCCCCCTGGCCCTGGCCTTTTCCACCTTACGGCTGATGGGGTCCCGTTCCGCAATCGATGAGATCGCAAGCGCCACACTTAAAGATATTCAGGCCGAATATGGTCAGAATACGGGCGCAAACTATCTGGCTCCCTCCTCGCTTGAGGTGACGCCGACGCCGCTCAAGCGTATCGCCTTGATCGGGTCGTGCTATATGAATGCGTGGGCCTTTCAGCAGAGCAATCTCGACGGGTGTCACGCGGATTTCTTTACCGTCAATAATGGTGCGCCGCTGCCCGACATCAGCGAAGCCGACATCAAGGCCTATGACCTTCAAATCATCCAGATGCCGTTGCGTTCCCTTATAGATTACGGGCTTTATTCGCGCGGATCATGGGATAATGCGCAAGACGCCGAAGATTGTTTTCGGCAGGCCTGCGACAGGCTGGCGCTCCTTGTTGATACCTACATGGATTGGAATGTACGTTTTGGCACGCTGACATTCGTGGCAAACTATTATCTGCCGGAAATGAACCCGATGGGCCGGCTGTTTCCCAGGTTCGATTTCCGTAATCCGGAATATCTGGTCAGCCGTCTGAACGAATTTCTGGAAAACTACATCAGCAAATTCAACAACTGCTACATTTTCGATATTGACCGCGTTATGGCCTCCATCGGGCGGCGCTATATTCAGGGCGACAAGGTCGAGATGACCTGGCTGGGTCAGGTGCTGCCGGCGCAAGACCTGGCAGGCGAACAGCGTATGGAAACGGCGCCAGCGCTTATGGGTCATTATGAATACGAGGCCCTGCCGCTCATGCGTGGCGCGCTGTGGCGCGAGCTTGTGGCTATGTACCGTACCGTTCGCCAGGTGGACACGGTCAAGCTCGTGGTGGTCGATCTTGACGACACCTTATGGCGCGGAGTCAGCGGCGATATGACCGATGTTCACGGTGGTATTGTCGAAGGCTGGCCTCTTGGCGTAGTGGAAGCCCTGCTTTTCCTGAAAAAGCGTGGTGTTTTGCTGGCCATTATCAGCAAAAACGAAGAAAGCCGGATTCGTGAGATATGGCATCAGATCTTCTATGGCTTGCTGACACTTGAAGATTTTGCTGCGGTGCGCATCAACTGGCGGCCGAAGGCCGAAAATATGCAGGAGATACTCCAGGACATCAACCTGCTACCGAGAAGTGTCGTTTTCCTTGACGACAATCCTGTCGAACGCGCAGCCATGTCGCGTCTCTTTCCCGACATGCGAATTTTTGGACGCTATCCGTACTATTTCCGACGGATGTTGCTGTGGTCGGCGGAAACGCAGTCGGCGTCGGTGACGGCGGAATCAGGCCGGCGCACCGAAATGGTGCAGGCACAGTTGCATCGGGAAGAGCAGCGCAAGGGTTTGTCGCGTGAAGAATTTCTCATGCAGGCCGCTCCCAGGGTAACGCTGTCGCAGGTCGGATCGGCCGAAGATGCACGGTTTTCGCGCTGCCTGGAACTTATCAATAAAACCAATCAGTTCAATACAACCGGGCGCCGCTGGAACCTGGAGGAAATAAACACCTTTTTCGCGCAGGGTGGAAGATTATATGTGTTCGATGTCGTCGATAAATTTACCAGTTATGGTCTGGTCGGCGTTGTCATGGTCAAGCCATCTGAAATCGTACAATGGGTTATGTCCTGCCGCATTCTGGGTTATCAGATTGAAGATGCGGTTATGCGCACCCTTCTGAACGATCTGTTTGAAGGGGGCGCTGTATCCGTCAGCGGGACCCTGAAAGACACTGACGTCAACTATCCGTGCCGGGATTTGTTCAGCAAGACGGGCTTTGAAAAGGTTGCCGACACGCTCTTCTCGATAGGCCCTGATCAAAACAGGCCCATGCCGCCGCACATAGACCTGACAAGGGCATAA
- the rfbA gene encoding glucose-1-phosphate thymidylyltransferase RfbA, protein MKGIILAGGSGTRLHPMTIGVSKQMMPVYDKPMIYYPLSTLMMAGIRDILIISTPHDLPLFQKLLGDGAQWGINLSYAEQPSPDGLAQAYIIGADFVGKEPSCLILGDNIYYGPSLTSFLEEAASITHGASVFAYQVADPERYGVVEFDDQFKALSVEEKPLKARSNWAITGLYFYDHQVVDIAANLKPSARGEYEITDVNRIYLERGQLSVQPIGRGYAWLDTGTPDSLLDAAEFVRVLEKRQGFKIACPEEIAWRRGYINDEQLENLATNLGKSDYGRYLAKCLNT, encoded by the coding sequence ATGAAGGGCATTATTCTGGCGGGGGGCAGCGGCACACGCCTTCATCCCATGACGATTGGCGTCTCCAAGCAGATGATGCCGGTCTATGATAAGCCGATGATCTATTATCCGCTATCGACCCTGATGATGGCGGGCATCCGCGACATTCTGATCATTTCGACGCCGCATGATCTGCCGCTGTTCCAGAAGCTTTTGGGAGATGGTGCGCAGTGGGGCATCAATCTGAGCTATGCCGAACAACCGTCACCGGACGGGCTGGCGCAGGCCTATATTATCGGTGCTGATTTTGTCGGCAAGGAACCGTCGTGCCTGATCCTCGGCGACAATATCTATTATGGCCCGTCTCTGACCAGCTTTCTCGAAGAAGCCGCCAGTATTACGCACGGTGCCAGCGTCTTCGCCTATCAGGTGGCAGACCCCGAACGCTATGGTGTGGTTGAGTTCGACGACCAGTTCAAAGCCCTGTCGGTCGAGGAAAAGCCCCTCAAGGCCCGTTCCAACTGGGCCATTACCGGGCTTTATTTCTACGACCATCAGGTGGTGGATATTGCCGCCAATCTGAAGCCTTCGGCGCGCGGTGAATATGAAATTACCGATGTCAACCGGATCTATCTGGAGCGTGGTCAGTTAAGCGTACAGCCCATTGGGCGCGGCTATGCCTGGCTCGACACCGGCACGCCCGACAGCCTGCTCGATGCGGCGGAATTCGTGCGTGTGCTGGAAAAACGGCAAGGTTTCAAGATCGCCTGCCCGGAAGAAATCGCCTGGCGCCGCGGCTATATCAATGACGAGCAACTTGAAAATTTGGCGACAAACCTCGGCAAAAGCGATTACGGACGCTATCTTGCTAAATGTCTGAATACTTAA
- a CDS encoding class I SAM-dependent methyltransferase: MERHDIINILSKGAYSDYLEIGVEAGDTFNKVNIRHKVAVDPDFKIPVTQLQGAAFPITSDSFFSANNAQFDCIFLDGLHLYEQVRRDFMNAWGRIKPGGIILIDDCYPSDAFAAMRDHTKCHHLKIARGDTDRNWMGDVYKLVAWINDFTEARYSFIDDTMGIVAVWNERQKRPKWFGTEALIDRLSYEDFVKLPLPSLSVEAIAERLKISSEFRDDRNIVQRIVDRLSKSVKP, encoded by the coding sequence TTGGAACGTCACGACATCATCAACATATTATCGAAGGGTGCATATTCAGATTATCTGGAAATTGGCGTCGAAGCCGGGGATACCTTTAACAAGGTCAATATCCGCCATAAGGTTGCCGTCGATCCAGATTTCAAGATTCCTGTCACGCAACTGCAAGGCGCAGCCTTCCCGATCACCAGTGACAGTTTTTTCTCTGCAAATAATGCGCAGTTCGATTGCATCTTTCTCGATGGACTGCATCTCTACGAGCAGGTGCGGCGTGATTTCATGAATGCCTGGGGCAGAATAAAACCGGGTGGAATTATATTGATTGATGACTGCTATCCATCCGACGCCTTCGCCGCGATGCGCGATCATACGAAATGTCATCATTTAAAAATTGCGCGCGGAGACACTGACCGCAACTGGATGGGCGATGTTTATAAACTGGTTGCCTGGATTAATGACTTCACGGAAGCCCGCTATAGTTTTATCGATGATACTATGGGCATTGTCGCCGTATGGAATGAACGACAAAAAAGACCGAAATGGTTCGGCACTGAAGCCCTGATAGATCGTCTGTCCTATGAAGATTTCGTCAAATTGCCGCTCCCCAGCTTGTCTGTCGAAGCCATTGCGGAACGACTAAAAATTTCAAGCGAATTTCGGGACGACCGCAATATCGTGCAGCGAATCGTTGATCGGCTAAGCAAGTCCGTCAAGCCATAG
- a CDS encoding ABC transporter ATP-binding protein, translating into MSTTIIDLNGVELSYPIYSIRANSIRNTIANLAVGGKLLKDGQDIIHVRALENINFSLHQGDRLGIMGHNGAGKTTLLKVLAGVYEPDKGRVFVSGRVSSMIDIGLGLDAALTGRDNILNMGRMRGIPTRKVLASIPEIVDFSELGGYVDLPVKAYSAGMQARLVFAVATSLEPDVLLLDEWIGAGDASFQDRATARMNDILARSRVMVLATHSRGMIESVCNKILILDAGRQVFFGDVGDWNFDTLTPK; encoded by the coding sequence ATGTCCACCACCATTATCGATCTCAACGGGGTAGAGCTGTCCTACCCCATATATTCCATTCGCGCGAATTCGATTCGCAACACGATCGCCAATCTGGCGGTGGGTGGCAAGCTGCTGAAAGACGGGCAGGATATTATCCATGTCCGGGCGCTGGAAAATATCAATTTCAGCCTTCATCAAGGCGACCGCCTCGGCATTATGGGGCATAATGGCGCTGGCAAGACCACGCTTCTCAAGGTGCTGGCCGGGGTCTATGAGCCCGACAAGGGCCGCGTTTTCGTCAGCGGCCGGGTGTCGTCGATGATCGACATCGGCCTCGGGCTGGATGCCGCCCTGACCGGGCGCGACAATATCCTCAATATGGGCCGGATGCGCGGCATTCCAACGAGAAAGGTTCTGGCCAGTATTCCCGAAATCGTCGATTTCTCGGAACTCGGCGGTTACGTGGATCTGCCCGTAAAGGCTTACAGCGCAGGGATGCAGGCGCGCCTCGTTTTCGCGGTCGCCACCAGCCTCGAACCCGATGTTTTGCTGCTTGACGAATGGATCGGCGCGGGCGATGCCTCATTCCAAGACAGGGCGACGGCCCGGATGAACGACATATTGGCCCGTTCGCGCGTCATGGTTCTGGCGACGCACAGCCGCGGCATGATTGAGTCGGTATGCAACAAGATACTGATCCTCGATGCTGGCAGGCAGGTCTTTTTCGGTGATGTCGGTGATTGGAATTTTGATACGCTGACGCCGAAATAA
- a CDS encoding glycosyltransferase 61 family protein — protein MSGPYAFKSIEAIAQTAQVSSQNATGGSFINTDYHIAFDCYVENPSPQYHTDALLNIPGQDNTRNLYLHNVFAPGFLSSGILKFNEYSFFENCAMPINIGRREGLIGEPIGWGIDFATWYADQHGLETILDRSLSRNYIDLMLEELRKHTLSGQAVIMSAPGQEIYGHWLLDIIPRLHVLSLGDFDGLPIYYNNMPKWADYFLEALALDPARFQPHPARFFKVEEAIVPTASKSGYRLGETSLKAAWARILQAYSPPPMDKAQLSRKVFFSRRQLAFSARRSVPNIADIENALRDRGYAIVFPETLSIPEQIRIMREARVVIGEDGSALHNIIFSHPGMRLGVLSWPERTNLWHMGICQILGHSLAYCGLPDAGEPMSIDALNDFVDALEG, from the coding sequence ATGTCAGGGCCATACGCTTTCAAAAGCATAGAAGCCATCGCCCAAACGGCACAGGTTTCCAGCCAAAACGCCACCGGCGGCAGTTTTATCAATACGGATTATCACATTGCCTTCGACTGCTATGTGGAAAACCCGTCTCCGCAATATCATACGGATGCGTTACTCAACATCCCCGGACAAGACAATACGCGCAATCTGTATCTGCACAATGTCTTCGCACCTGGCTTTCTGTCCAGCGGCATACTTAAGTTCAATGAGTATAGTTTTTTCGAAAACTGCGCCATGCCGATTAACATTGGCCGGCGTGAAGGCCTTATTGGCGAACCCATAGGCTGGGGCATCGATTTTGCCACCTGGTATGCCGATCAACATGGCCTGGAAACAATCCTGGATCGTAGCCTGTCGCGCAACTATATTGACCTTATGCTGGAGGAACTCCGCAAACATACCCTCTCCGGCCAGGCGGTGATCATGTCGGCACCCGGGCAGGAAATATATGGCCATTGGCTCCTGGACATCATTCCCAGACTACATGTTCTCAGCCTTGGTGATTTTGACGGATTGCCGATCTATTACAATAATATGCCGAAATGGGCAGATTATTTTCTTGAGGCGCTTGCGCTTGATCCGGCACGCTTTCAGCCCCACCCGGCCCGCTTCTTCAAGGTCGAGGAAGCCATTGTCCCGACCGCGTCGAAGTCGGGATACCGGCTTGGTGAGACGTCGCTGAAGGCGGCCTGGGCGCGCATTCTGCAAGCCTACAGTCCGCCACCGATGGATAAGGCGCAACTCAGTCGTAAGGTGTTTTTCAGCCGCCGTCAGCTTGCCTTCAGCGCGCGCCGCAGCGTCCCCAATATAGCCGACATTGAAAACGCTCTCCGGGACAGGGGCTATGCGATTGTATTTCCTGAAACACTTTCCATCCCTGAGCAAATTCGGATCATGCGTGAAGCGCGCGTCGTGATCGGCGAGGATGGCAGCGCCCTGCACAACATCATTTTCAGCCATCCGGGTATGCGGCTGGGCGTTTTATCCTGGCCTGAGCGCACCAATCTCTGGCATATGGGTATCTGTCAGATTCTGGGGCACAGCCTCGCCTATTGCGGCTTGCCTGATGCCGGTGAACCGATGAGTATAGACGCGCTGAATGATTTTGTGGACGCTCTTGAAGGCTGA
- a CDS encoding WcbI family polysaccharide biosynthesis putative acetyltransferase yields the protein MFLKKKLKIAIIGGCQSAGLREATLSLVPRCEVTCWHAGVHPDSPEQIFGKLRAFDLIISQISPGHGLEILEMDSLRREFKSVHFMPTAVFAGFHPDMTYIMDHEGLLSAVHSDFHSRIAVAAYLLGLSPEKTLKLYNPLVFAELGYFEDFPAARLVFEQNLQDGGLNTDGLFDSCIRDVGAFMYMANHPHIQVLTRMCRDLYIRLGLIGKKTALPAVRKDHLAESFTWPVYPALAQRAGVTGSMNFQRPAWMTPQGEAREFPMQTYLRDLHGFYTTVPRHRLESGTVTPVRDKLAELIL from the coding sequence GTGTTTCTAAAGAAAAAACTGAAAATAGCCATTATCGGTGGTTGCCAGTCCGCAGGCCTGCGTGAGGCGACACTCAGTCTTGTGCCAAGATGCGAGGTCACCTGCTGGCACGCCGGTGTGCATCCCGATTCGCCCGAGCAGATTTTCGGGAAGCTGCGGGCTTTCGACCTGATCATATCCCAGATCTCGCCCGGTCATGGCCTTGAAATCCTCGAAATGGATTCGCTGCGCCGTGAATTCAAATCGGTTCACTTCATGCCGACAGCGGTTTTTGCCGGCTTTCACCCCGATATGACCTATATCATGGATCACGAAGGGCTCCTCAGCGCCGTCCATTCCGATTTTCATTCCAGGATCGCGGTGGCGGCCTATCTGCTGGGCCTGTCCCCGGAAAAGACACTGAAACTGTATAATCCGCTGGTGTTTGCCGAACTGGGATATTTCGAGGATTTCCCCGCGGCCCGCCTGGTGTTTGAACAAAATTTGCAGGACGGCGGCCTCAACACCGATGGTTTGTTCGATAGCTGTATCCGCGACGTCGGCGCCTTCATGTACATGGCCAACCATCCCCATATTCAGGTTCTGACGCGAATGTGCCGCGATCTGTACATCCGGCTCGGCCTGATCGGCAAAAAAACAGCCTTGCCAGCCGTCCGGAAGGATCACCTGGCTGAAAGCTTTACCTGGCCGGTTTATCCCGCACTGGCGCAACGCGCCGGGGTGACGGGCTCGATGAACTTTCAGCGGCCAGCCTGGATGACGCCCCAAGGCGAGGCGCGCGAATTTCCGATGCAAACCTATCTGCGGGACCTGCATGGTTTTTACACCACAGTGCCACGCCACCGGCTTGAATCCGGCACGGTGACTCCTGTGCGCGACAAACTGGCCGAACTCATTCTCTGA
- a CDS encoding SDR family oxidoreductase produces MKRILITGGSGFLGSHLCDRLLAEDHEVLCVDNYFTGRRENIEHLIGHKRFDLLRHDITFPLYVEIDQIYNLACPASPVHYQFDPVQTTKTSVIGAINMLGLAKRVKARILQASTSEVYGDPSVHPQTESYWGNVNTTGIRSCYDEGKRCAETLFFDYWRQHALDIKVMRIFNTYGPRMHPNDGRVVSNFIVQALKGEDITIYGDGSQTRSFCYVDDLIDGMVRLMNSRDGFTGPINIGNPSEFTMLALAEKVLAQVGGRSKIVHMSLPQDDPKQRQPDITLAKSELAWQPKVSLDDGLTQTIAYFRKHLNV; encoded by the coding sequence ATGAAGCGCATACTTATTACGGGCGGCAGCGGCTTTCTCGGTTCCCATCTTTGTGACAGGCTCCTGGCTGAGGATCATGAAGTCCTCTGCGTTGACAATTATTTCACCGGCCGCCGGGAAAATATAGAGCATCTGATCGGCCACAAGCGCTTCGACCTGCTGCGTCATGATATTACCTTTCCGCTCTATGTTGAAATAGACCAGATCTATAATCTGGCCTGTCCGGCCTCGCCTGTGCATTATCAGTTTGACCCGGTGCAGACGACGAAGACGAGTGTGATCGGGGCCATCAACATGCTGGGCCTCGCCAAGCGCGTCAAAGCCCGTATCCTGCAAGCCTCGACCTCGGAGGTTTACGGCGACCCATCGGTGCACCCGCAGACGGAGAGCTACTGGGGCAATGTCAATACAACGGGCATCCGTAGCTGTTATGATGAGGGCAAGCGCTGCGCCGAAACGCTGTTCTTCGACTATTGGCGCCAGCACGCGCTCGACATCAAGGTCATGCGCATCTTCAATACCTACGGCCCGCGCATGCACCCCAATGATGGCCGCGTCGTCAGCAATTTCATCGTGCAGGCGCTGAAAGGCGAAGACATCACCATCTACGGCGATGGTTCCCAGACGCGCTCCTTCTGTTATGTGGACGACCTGATCGACGGCATGGTGCGGCTCATGAACAGCCGTGACGGCTTCACGGGCCCGATCAATATCGGCAATCCATCCGAATTCACCATGCTGGCCCTGGCCGAAAAGGTGCTGGCGCAGGTAGGCGGCCGCTCGAAGATTGTCCATATGTCACTGCCTCAGGACGATCCGAAGCAGCGCCAGCCCGACATTACGCTGGCGAAGTCCGAACTGGCCTGGCAGCCCAAGGTGAGCCTGGATGACGGGCTGACCCAGACAATCGCTTATTTTCGCAAGCATCTGAACGTATAG